A portion of the Mauremys reevesii isolate NIE-2019 linkage group 18, ASM1616193v1, whole genome shotgun sequence genome contains these proteins:
- the PRR14L gene encoding protein PRR14L isoform X1 — protein sequence MLSSGVESQERSHPHPLDSSMSAVVQELYTGLPVSISTELTAGSDPNVRLDTKPKASTLVLEHSSSLLSESPRISGVENCSQETDNLDHGDKLTSDGLAGSLSEESLEAGNLAENDVAKGGSLGKQDTCPNGSQKEERRSAKETQDAEEELAGCCSLASEEKWWLRQEKPQINRSGGEFSRLCCTEMASPLKSKEENQTNVQVTPEILPKSTEEVQGMKADGTRIFSKAGHRNDRVSKGLPPENNECPDIDTIAASGEVSETNTLVPLEPLTVVETGSTKEHPQEEKEYKGLTACTTMSLTTMGCAIFDSETGEVELTRSSHVNETNAAPASYQIYQQDEENSPHNRDVPVSKSSVEVDMLLSKESSEALCGSLRSLCSLESGNMPLEDNTTEICEKQEYLAEERECPSCDGDSQRTEFLENWISKPVVEEQLSQVQSEEMSSDEAEQLEMDSCTDHSYNYGYGKVAEIQRETAMKNSCGMDSGHDIQENVHSESSNSPVPSSVTSSTEEFPKGDLRISSEINNLKKDGDQWQICINDVCWGDVVKQHTKENGTLLVETKNIVSIQTGDVHTCSKNIYNKYANSPPTVHDFLDYGSKVGEVSLEAQLFEKETNSSSVVEDLNNSFGKAPEANNVNVSLPTCKETNFAYTRGEALSCNAEKSRVSLGVISELSSSNADAVSNRDVYLDRLSKKESIISSEKLEAQHAGLLLHKKEELSLLNHRSFSTSNIASKGSQKSMHSALGDTEMMVTDLENEESDICTHNDQCLKDHCSAVKTCFILSDSTSLDNTTLNKDSFKAQAKSKTEEVNGLETGDLLIHNDKKAVKPPEENTHVACESVPCEDSCNCSNMFQYMANRTSTAEKLLHSACTPDKSTTRLSNVEISNTNIEVESSKLYDGHSEITEERLDSGTRERTSDTDKGQEQINSCELQKDEIDRIETVDSVKAHKGSHQNETSEQSVNRDLKKNIFGIHLELGNTTVVLGEELKMYKKTVLPCEYNLSKGTTSKSDTDSGIPSHEKHLAQSFDLELSDFKHSKQPNETICQVENQYLACQSKLNGPVSYKQNETQVADEVLEFQQYDLDISNKQISNTGVRTMTSSMDEPRRSVRFKENESLTLKKDEGTTSLVHESLSEKRFQGTFKDVMVDNTSNSTVDTDCSEYTDSISDLSEGEKVELKESDNVGSSTREDQGMFKGNMVGYSSSKSLVNMDHSEYTDSISSAKEDKKERTILAENTKISALLNMGNLVMGPENKIKTVVESFSVSQSAFKSLSCAPEDMTPVPEITNETCLLLDSSVNHRIIERNKACPQPEIVTFTVSDGPERVNPVQSEEFCANQELSSLKGVTSKTLLAQNSEICLPQKDELPASSENAQIVDQDSSSANALCNDYSAVEPLEPIDSFERRADGNDSASEEREKAISSLNDAVKLEACTASRAHSKGRSVSAGVSEPIVKEMDVISSDSIDCVPKFKRPSVEDQRQSAVTAEKIKMPMHSIFDHKNYLGVLLEDLKFSGDKVRSCVPLKAEPYEEPSQAYSTEQIPEWSLNNVSEKGKTYVKDHSELGDVKLLSEIVDNNVQSKDLVNKETSEVHYNTICSNKLSKNDTETPLKCLNCCEVCLPCELSSQSKDNRKEVIGDEMKMPNDSISAENEMSDAERVDKIGECQTVKRKMCEETEVHPAQNILLCVGQAQQIKESKDQEKAKIPLQESVVFDCKALDSSSDKLVTSSRVMKTEGPREQLFAVISSINDSDNKQIYSTLQEAKRPKISEEEDDNSEHMKTMDSEVESLSFHLGTPFELSADNTPFIPVSLSQPQAKSFAGDDEIHGAFGSTHKLRGLFSLKKQPRRKVPTADVLKTVRKSNKVKSSAFIRNLSETVPMQEHKLLSSVYFVCKPSVMEAEIAMRLDHMSKQRANRCSLLNSLKLSKCTKEPTLLSRLSTMASKLLAPPKSIHRLKTLQCSSEHPVVERFSQLRSKKLLEVFSCINMKLNSHQADGLCAKMFNLQPLALYPVDSAKIHILDLSSNIPSSVFNTPISPISFHIKLDSDSLINLRGITSQQCVPDIPALGKTPLHPSQPSKWTFSFLLSQSCSGTAAFREDTNLSKELQSSALSLITTEAVIPSQDIRRNPIAKRRTGCSMLGLHTVLALSSPGCYRIWTRRRNVTSRIPTVQRLFMSQFTQGLKGLRSPTSVSDDLFSSLPYSLGRVLSIWSQHGPSACPSEFTPLHPNHCKWQPSLGIENSYAMLPHVTVQGTEAARTTGAEIRLERSLCDLLPKSCTFLESAISPLRLSVPELQVHPFDELDASLPLCPTSQSATKLKKAEPEKRPKRVSQIRIRKTVPKPDPNLTPMGLPRPKRLKKKEFSLEEIYTNKNYKSPPATRCLETIFEEPKEKNGSLISISQQKRKRILEFQDFTIPRKRKARSRVKVAGSFTRAKKAALQGRELDALLIQKLMDLEAFFAEEEEREQASGS from the exons ATGCTATCATCTGGAGTGGAGTCCCAAGAGAGAAGCCACCCACATCCCCTTGATTCCTCCATGTCTGCTGTGGTACAGGAATTGTACACTGGACTGCCAGTCAGCATCTCTACTGAGCTTACTGCTGGGTCTGATCCTAATGTTAGACTAGATACAAAACCTAAAGCATCAACACTTGTGCTAGAACATAGTAGCAGTTTGCTATCTGAGTCCCCCAGGATTAGTGGGGTGGAAAATTGCTCCCAGGAAACTGATAACCTGGATCATGGGGACAAGCTTACATCTGATGGGCTGGCGGGATCCCTTTCTGAAGAGTCTTTGGAGGCTGGAAACCTTGCTGAGAATGACGTGGCCAAAGGTGGAAGCTTGGGGAAGCAGGACACTTGTCCTAATGGGAGCCAGAAGGAAGAGAGACGATCTGCGAAAGAAACACAAGATGCCGAGGAAGAGCTTGCTGGATGTTGTTCTTTAGCCTCTGAAGAAAAGTGGTGGTTGAGACAG GAGAAGCCTCAGATAAACCGAAGTGGGGGAGAATTTTCAAGACTCTGCTGCACTGAAATGGCAAGCCCTCTGAAGAGTAAAG AAGAAAACCAAACAAATGTACAGGTGACACCTGAAATTCTGCCAAAGTCAACTGAAGAAGTACAAGGTATGAAGGCTGATGGGACTAGGATATTTAGTAAAGCAGGACACAGGAATGACAGAGTGAGTAAAGGTCTTCCACCTGAGAACAATGAATGCCCAGATATAGACACTATCGCGGCCAGTGGTGAGGTTTCAGAAACCAACACCTTAGTTCCCTTAGAGCCTTTAACAGTTGTGGAGACTGGATCAACAAAAGAACATCCACAAGAAGAAAAAGAATATAAAGGATTAACAGCCTGTACTACAATGTCATTGACCACAATGGGTTGTGCTATTTTTGATTCAGAGACTGGAGAAGTAGAGTTGACTAGATCAAGCCATGTTAATGAAACTAATGCAGCACCTGCCAGTTACCAGATTTACCAGCAAGATGAAGAAAACAGCCCTCATAACAGGGATGTTCCTGTATCTAAAAGTAGTGTTGAAGTTGATATGCTTCTCTCAAAAGAAAGCTCTGAAGCATTATGTGGTTCATTAAGAAGTTTGTGTAGTCTGGAATCTGGAAATATGCCACTGGAAGACAACACCACTGAGATCTGTGAAAAACAGGAGTATCTTGCTGAAGAGAGAGAATGCCCAAGCTGTGATGGTGATAGTCAAAGAACTGAGTTTCTAGAGAACTGGATCTCCAAACCTGTGGTGGAAGAACAGCTCTCTCAAGTGCAGAGTGAAGAAATGTCCAGTGATGAGGCTGAACAATTGGAAATGGATAGTTGCACTGACCATTCATACAACTATGGTTATGGGAAAGTTGCTGAaatccagagagaaactgctatGAAGAACAGTTGTGGCATGGATAGTGGGCATGATATTCAAGAAAATGTTCATTCAGAGAGCTCTAATTCGCCAGTTCCTAGTTCTGTTACTTCATCAACTGAGGAGTTTCCAAAAGGAGATTTAAGAATCTCTTCAGAAATTAATAACTTGAAAAAGGATGGGGACCAGTGGCAAATATGTATTAATGATGTATGCTGGGGTGATGTAGTAAAACAACATACAAAAGAAAATGGAACTCTATTGGTGGAAACAAAAAACATTGTCAGTATTCAGACTGGAGATGTGCATACATGCTCTAAAAATATCTACAATAAATATGCAAATTCTCCTCCCACTGTTCATGATTTCCTGGACTATGGCTCCAAGGTAGGTGAAGTTTCCCTTGAGGCACAACTGTTTGAAAAGGAAACCAACAGCAGTTCAGTGGTAGAAGATCTGAACAACAGTTTTGGTAAAGCTCCAGAAGCAAATAATGTTAATGTCAGCCTTCCTACATGCAAAGAAACTAACTTTGCTTACACACGAGGTGAAGCTCTTAGTTGTAATGCAGAAAAATCAAGAGTGTCTCTTGGGGTTATAAGTGAACTTTCTTCTAGTAATGCTGATGCAGTTTCAAACAGAGATGTGTACCTGGACAGGCTGTCTAAAAAAGAATCGATCATTTCTTCTGAAAAACTGGAGGCACAACATGCGGGCCTTCTGCTTCATAAAAAGGAAGAATTGTCTTTACTAAATCACAGGAGTTTCAGTACTTCTAATATAGCAAGTAAAGGTTCCCAGAAGAGCATGCACTCTGCACTTGGGGATACAGAGATGATGGTCACTGATTTGGAAAATGAAGAAAGTGACATATGTACTCATAATGACCAGTGTTTAAAAGACCACTGTTCAGCTGTCAAGACCTGCTTCATCTTATCAGATAGTACCAGCTTGGATAATACTACACTGAACAAGGATTCCTTTAAAGCGCAGGCTAAATCAAAGACTGAAGAAGTCAATGGCTTGGAAACAGGAGACTTACTTATACATAATGATAAAAAGGCAGTTAAGCCTCCTGAGGAGAACACTCATGTAGCATGTGAATCTGTTCCTTGTGAAGATAGTTGTAATTGCAGCAATATGTTTCAGTATATGGCAAATCGTACTTCCACAGCAGAAAAGCTATTGCATTCAGCTTGCACTCCAGATAAGTCCACTACTAGATTATCAAACGTGGAGATTTCAAATACAAATATCGAAGTAGAAAGCTCAAAACTCTATGATGGCCATAGTGAAATAACAGAGGAAAGGCTAGATTCTGGCACCAGAGAGAGAACTTCTGATACAGATAAGGGACAAGAACAAATTAACTCTTGTGAATTACAGAAAGATGAAATTGATAGAATAGAAACTGTGGATAGTGTAAAGGCTCATAAAGGCAGTCACCAAAATGAGACTAGTGAACAGTCAGTcaacagagatttgaaaaaaaacatATTTGGTATCCATCTTGAACTTGGCAACACAACAGTAGTCCTGGGAGAAGAACTAAAGATGTACAAGAAGACTGTGTTACCTTGTGAATACAATCTTTCCAAAGGCACTACTTCAAAGAGTGACACAGACTCCGGCATCCCAAGTCATGAAAAACATTTGGCCCAGTCCTTTGACTTAGAATTGTCAGATTTTAAACATTCAAAGCAACCAAATGAGACCATTTGTCAGGTGGAAAATCAATATCTTGCATGTCAAAGTAAGCTTAATGGGCCAGTTTCATACAAACAAAATGAAACCCAAGTAGCCGATGAAGTTCTGGAGTTCCAACAGTATGACTTAGACATCTCAAATAAGCAAATATCGAACACTGGTGTACGAACTATGACAAGTTCAATGGATGAACCTAGAAGATCTGTCCGCTTCAAGGAAAATGAATCATTAACTCTAAAGAAAGATGAAGGCACAACTTCATTGGTTCATGAGTCTTTAAGCGAAAAGAGATTTCAAGGAACTTTCAAAGATGTAATGGTGGATAACACTTCCAATAGTACGGTAGATACAGACTGTTCAGAATACACAGATTCCATCAGTGATCTATCGGAAGGGGAGAAAGTAGAATTAAAAGAATCTGATAATGTAGGTAGCAGTACAAGGGAAGATCAAGGAATGTTCAAAGGAAATATGGTGGGTTATAGTTCTTCCAAAAGTCTGGTAAATATGGACCATTCAGAATACACAGACTCTATCAGTAGTGCAAAGGAAGATAAAAAAGAACGTACAATATTGGCAGAAAATACCAAAATTTCTGCATTATTGAACATGGGCAACTTGGTTATGGGCCCGGAAAATAAAATTAAGACCGTTGTTGAATCCTTTTCTGTCTCACAGTCAGCCTTCAAGAGTCTTTCATGTGCACCAGAAGATATGACTCCTGTTCCAGAGATCACAAATGAAACATGCTTACTGTTGGATTCTTcagtaaatcatagaatcatagaaagaaATAAAGCTTGTCCTCAGCCAGAAATTGTGACTTTTACAGTTTCTGATGGTCCAGAGAGAGTGAATCCAGTGCAGTCTGAAGAGTTCTGTGCGAACCAAGAGCTTTCCAGTTTGAAAGGTGTAACTTCAAAAACACTTTTGGCTCAGAACTCAGAAATCTGCCTGCCTCAAAAAGATGAGCTGCCTGCATCATCGGAGAATGCACAGATAGTTGACCAGGATTCATCTTCAGCAAATGCCCTCTGTAATGACTATTCTGCTGTAGAACCTCTTGAGCCGATAGACTCATTTGAGAGAAGAGCTGATGGCAACGACAGCGCAtctgaagagagagaaaaagcaatTAGCTCCCTAAATGATGCAGTTAAACTAGAAGCGTGTACGGCTTCTCGTGCTCACAGCAAGGGGAGGTCTGTAAGTGCAGGGGTTAGTGAGCCAATTGTAAAAGAGATGGATGTAATTTCATCAGACAGTATTGATTGTGTGCCGAAGTTTAAAAGACCATCTGTAGAAGACCAGAGGCAAAGTGCAGTAACTGCAGAAAAAATAAAGATGCCAATGCATTCCATATTTGACCATAAAAATTATTTAGGAGTTTTGCTAGAAGACTTGAAATTTTCTGGTGACAAAGTTAGAAGCTGTGTGCCTCTGAAGGCTGAGCCTTATGAAGAGCCTTCACAAGCCTACTCTACTGAACAGATCCCAGAATGGAGTTTGAATAACGTTTCAGAAAAAGGAAAAACTTATGTTAAAGATCACTCAGAATTAGGAGATGTCAAGTTGCTTTCAGAAATCGTAGACAATAATGTGCAATCTAAAGACTTAGTTAACAAAGAAACGTCAGAAGTCCATTATAACACAATATGTAGCAATAAGCTGTCAAAAAACGACACAGAAACACCTTTAAAATGTCTCAATTGCTGTGAAGTGTGTCTGCCATGTGAATTAAGTTCACAGAGCAAAGACAACAGGAAGGAGGTTATAGGAGACGAAATGAAGATGCCAAATGACTCAATCAGTGCAGAAAATGAGATGTCTGATGCGGAGAGAGTGGACAAAATAGGTGAATGTCAAACTGTTAAGCGAAAGATGTGTGAGGAGACTGAAGTACATCCAGCTCAAAACATCCTACTCTgtgtggggcaggcacagcaAATAAAGGAGTCAAAAGACCAAGAGAAAGCAAAAATCCCATTGCAGGAGAGTGTGGTGTTTGATTGTAAGGCTTTAGATAGTTCTTCAGATAAACTGGTGACATCTTCAAGAGTCATGAAAACTGAAGGTCCTAGAGAGCAGCTCTTCGCTGTCATTAGCAGTATAAATGATAGTGACAATAAACAAATATACAGCACTTTACAAGAAGCCAAAAGGCCAAAGATTTCCGAGGAGGAGGATGATAATTCAGAGCATATGAAGACTATGGACTCAGAAGTGGAAAGCCTGAGCTTTCATTTAGGGACCCCCTTTGAATTGTCAGCAGATAATACCCCTTTCattcctgtttctctctctcaacCACAAGCTAAAAGCTTTGCTGGGGATGATGAAATCCATGGTGCCTTTGGAAGTACACACAAACTAAGAGGACTTTTTTCATTAAAGAAGCAGCCACGAAGGAAGGTTCCCACAGCAGATGTGCTCAAAACTGTAAGAAAAAGTAACAAAGTTAAAAGCTCAGCTTTTATAAGGAATTTGTCTGAAACTGTTCCTATGCAAGAACACAAACTCCTCAGCTCTGTATATTTTGTCTGTAAACCATCAGTAATGGAAGCAGAAATAGCCATGAGACTGGACCACATGTCAAAGCAGAGAGCCAATAGGTGCAGTTTGTTGAACAGCTTGAAACTTAGTAAATGTACCAAAGAACCAACACTGTTAAGCAGGCTGTCTACTATGGCCAGTAAACTACTGGCCCCACCCAAAAGCATCCACAGGTTAAAGACTCTGCAATGTTCCTCTGAACATCCAGTGGTTGAAAGATTCAGTCAACTTAGATCTAAAAAGCTACTGGAAGTTTTTTCATGCATTAACATGAAGTTAAACTCTCACCAGGCTGATGGCTTGTGCGCCAAGATGTTCAACCTTCAGCCGTTGGCACTTTATCCTGTAGACTCTGCCAAAATACACATTTTAGACTTGAGTAGTAACATTCCCTCATCAGTCTTCAATACCCCCATTTCCCCAATTTCTTTTCACATAAAATTGGACTCTGATTCTTTGATAAATCTCAGGGGGATTACATCCCAACAGTGTGTACCTGATATACCAGCTTTAGGAAAGACACCATTACATCCATCACAGCCTTCAAAATGGACCTTCTCTTTCCTCCTATCCCAAAGCTGCTCAGGTACAGCAGCTTTCAGGGAAGACACTAATCTCAGTAAGGAGCTGCAGTCTTCTGCTCTATCTCTAATAACCACAGAGGCTGTAATCCCTAGTCAAGACATTAGGAGAAATCCCATAGCTAAAAGAAGAACAGGGTGCTCCATGCTTGGCCTTCACACAGTGTTAGCACTTTCTTCCCCTGGATGTTACAGGATCTGGACAAGAAGAAGAAATGTAACCAGTCGAATTCCTACTGTCCAGAGACTGTTTATGTCACAATTCACACAGGGCTTGAAAGGGTTAAGGTCTCCAACTTCCGTATCAGATGACCTCTTCTCTTCATTGCCCTACTCACTGGGCAGGGTACTTTCCATATGGAGCCAGCATGGTCCTTCTGCCTGTCCTTCCGAATTCACTCCTCTCCATCCCAATCACTGCAAGTGGCAGCCAAGTCTGGGCATCGAGAACAG TTATGCCATGTTACCACACGTGACTGTCCAGGGAACAGAAGCTGCAAGGACCACGGGTGCTGAGATAAG GCTGGAACGTTCACTCTGTGATTTGCTACCAAAGTCTTGCACGTTTCTGGAATCAGCAATATCTCCGCTCAGGCTTTCAGTACCTGAATTACAGGTCCATCCCTTTGATGAACTCGATGCTTCTCTCCCACTGTGTCCCACATCCCAGAGTGCCACCAAACTGAAAAAA GCTGAGCCAGAGAAGAGGCCAAAGAGAGTTTCTCAGATCCGGATCCGGAAAACTGTTCCCAAGCCAGATCCTAACCTCACTCCCATGGGACTCCCCAGACCAAAAAG GCTGAAGAAGAAAGAATTTAGTTTAGAAGAAATTTACACAAACAAGAACTACAAGTCCCCTCCAGCGACCAG GTGTCTGGAAACCATCTTTGAGGAGCCCAAGGAGAAAAATGGATCCTTGATCTCTATCAGCCAGCAGAAGAGGAAGCGGATTCTGGAGTTCCAGGACTTCACTATTCCCCGGAAGAGGAAGGCACGTAGCAGAGTCAAAGTGGCGGGTAGTTTCACCCGGGCAAAAAAGGCTGCACTACAGGGCAGAGAGCTAGATGCCCTCCTGATTCAGAAACTAATGGACCTTGAAGCCTTTTTTGCAGAGGAGGAAGAACGGGAGCAAGCATCTGGAAGCTGA